A stretch of Lathyrus oleraceus cultivar Zhongwan6 chromosome 6, CAAS_Psat_ZW6_1.0, whole genome shotgun sequence DNA encodes these proteins:
- the LOC127098169 gene encoding transmembrane 9 superfamily member 8, with amino-acid sequence MAFSRSIAFSAFLILLFINGSFCFYLPGVAPQDFQKGDELQVKVNKLTSTKTQLPYTYYSLPYCTPKKIVDSAENLGEVLRGDRIENSRYVFKMREPQMCNIVCKLKLDAKTAKAFKEKIDDEYRVNMILDNLPLVVPIKRVDQDSTVYQLGFHVGLKGQYSGSKEEKFFIHNHLAFTVRYHRDLLTESARIVGFEVKPFSVKHEYEGKWEEKTRLTTCDPHAKHTVVNSNTPQEVEEGKEIIFTYDVEFQESDVKWASRWDAYLLMNDDQIHWFSIVNSLMIVLFLSGMVAMIMLRTLYRDISKYNELETQEEAQEETGWKLVHGDVFRPPNNSDLLCVYVGTGVQFFGMILVTMLFAVLGFLSPSNRGGLMTVMLLLWVFMGLLAGYASARLYKMFKGSEWKKISLRTAVMFPASVSAIFFVLNGLIWGQKSSGAVPFGTMFALIFLWFGISVPLVFVGGYVGFRKPAIENPVKTNKIPRQIPEQAWYMNPAFSVLIGGILPFGAVFIELFFILTSIWLNQFYYIFGFLFLVFVILVITCAEITVVLCYFQLCSEDYLWWWRSYLTSGSSALYLFLYATFYFFTKLEITKLVSAILYFGYMLIASYAFFVVTGTIGFYACFWFTRLIYSSVKID; translated from the exons ATGGCGTTTTCGAGATCCATCGCATTCTCTGCGTTCCTCATTCTCCTCTTCATCAACGGTAGCTTCTGTTTCTACCTCCCCGGTGTTGCACCACAAGATTTTCAAAAG GGAGATGAATTGCAAGTGAAAGTAAACAAATTAACTTCAACGAAGACCCAACTACCATATACATATTATTCACTTCCTTATTGCACCCCCAAAAAAATAGTAGATAGTGCTGAAAATCTTGGAGAAGTGCTTCGTGGCGACCGCATTGAAAATTCACGTTATGTG TTTAAAATGCGTGAACCACAAATGTGCAATATTGTGTGTAAGCTTAAACTTGACGCCAAAACAGCAAAAGCATTCAAAGAAAAGATTGATGACGAGTATCGGGTGAACAT GATTCTAGATAACCTTCCTCTGGTTGTTCCCATAAAACGTGTGGATCAGGACTCTACTGTTTATCAGCTTGGTTTCCATGTTGGACTCAAAGGGCAATATAGTGGG AGCAAGGAAGAGAAGTTTTTTATACACAACCATTTGGCATTTACTGTCAGATATCATAGGGATttgctcactgaatctgctagAATTGTGGGCTTTGAGGTTAAGCCATTCAG TGTCAAACATGAATATGAAGGGAAATGGGAGGAAAAAACTCGTTTAACAACCTGTGACCCTCATGCTAAACATACAGTTGTCAACTCCAATACTCCTCAAGAAGTTGAAGAGGGCAAGGAAATAATTTTCACGTACGATGTTGAATTCCAG GAGAGTGATGTGAAGTGGGCTTCAAGATGGGATGCCTATTTGCTGATGAATGACGATCAAATTCACTGGTTCTCAATTGTGAACTCATTGATGATTGTTCTTTTTCTCTCGGGTATGGTGGCAATGATAATGCTGCGTACACTTTATCGTGATATTTCCAAGTATAACGAGCTTGAGACCCAAGAAGAAGCACAAGAAGAGACTGGTTGGAAGCTTGTCCATGGTGATGTTTTCAGGCCACCAAACAACTCAGATCTGCTGTGTGTTTATGTTGGTACTGGTGTTCAGTTTTTTGGGATGATACTAGTAACAATGCTCTTTGCTGTCCTTGGattcctttctccttcaaacaGAGGTGGGCTAATGACAGTCATGCTCTTGCTATGGGTTTTCATGGGGCTTTTGGCTGGTTATGCATCAGCCCGCTTATACAAAATGTTCAAAGGATCAGAGTGGAAGAAAATTTCCCTAAGGACTGCAGTCATGTTCCCTGCTTCTGTCTCTGCTATTTTCTTTGTATTGAATGGTCTTATATGGGGGCAAAAATCATCTGGAGCTGTGCCGTTTGGAACAATGTTTGCTTTGATCTTTTTATGGTTTGGAATCTCAGTTCCACTTGTTTTTGTTGGTGGCTATGTTGGGTTCAGGAAACCTGCAATTGAGAATCCTGTGAAGACAAACAAAATCCCAAGGCAGATCCCTGAACAGGCGTGGTACATGAACCCGGCCTTCTCAGTTTTGATAGGGGGAATACTCCCATTTGGAGCTGTTTTCATTGAGCTTTTCTTCATCCTCACATCAATCTGGTTGAATCAGTTTTACTATATCTTCGGCTTCCTCTTTTTGGTCTTCGTCATCCTTGTTATCACTTGCGCTGAAATAACAGTTGTGCTTTGCTACTTCCAGTTGTGCAGTGAGGATTACTTGTGGTGGTGGCGCTCTTACCTCACATCCGGCTCTTCTGCACTGTACCTCTTTCTTTATGCAACATTCTACTTCTTCACCAAGCTTGAAATCACAAAGTTGGTATCTGCGATATTATACTTTGGCTACATGCTTATAGCTTCTTATGCCTTTTTTGTTGTAACTGGTACCATCGGATTTTACGCATGCTTTTGGTTCACAAGGCTCATTTACTCATCGGTTAAAATTGATTAG